The Hippoglossus stenolepis isolate QCI-W04-F060 chromosome 1, HSTE1.2, whole genome shotgun sequence DNA segment TTTATTTCAACCTTGAGCCGTAATTGTACACTAAACATGTCACACTTAAAATCCCGGTAGAACTCCAAAACCTTTTAAGtttacacatacagtacattctCGGTAATTCTGTGAAGATAAAAAGACCATTTAAAAACTCGACAAATATGGCAAACGGACTTAAAATTTCCACGCATGGTGGTGGTGAACATCTAGCACAGGAAACTAAGCTTTGGCTGCCTCAGTCCGGAAACGGAGACGTTCAAGTATAGTCTGAGATACGTTAGAGGTATATCCATATTaattgataaattaaaaaagtgaagGCCACACAGATTCATTCCTAACAGCACAAAAGtttcatacataaaaaaagCTCTTAATTCGTTAAGCTTAATGTGGGTTACTGAAATCActgtgcaaatgaaaacagaccATTGATGTTGCGGTCATCATTTCCTGCTTAAGATTTTGATTTGAGACAAAATGGTCTGATTTCAAGCACAGGAAAAGGATTCTGATCGATTGAATAAATCAGGGGAAAGTATTTTACTATTGCAACGACTCAAGATGTTGAGCGAAGTGCGTCTAAAAACTGATTAACAAATGCTGATAAAACACGGAGGAAGGTCTCTTTGCAGTACTTTAGagccttttctcttttgtaaaCAGTTTCGGCAGCACTTAGTGACTCCTGATAAAATGGGTCAGGTTTCGCGTCGATACGTTTTCTGCAAAATACCGCCTACTGTAAAAGAAACCAACCCAAGATGAttgaaatgtataaaacatcAGCTGTAGGACATCAAATAAGAGAAATTAGAATGTAAAGCATAAATATGAGAAAGATGGTGATGCTGGCTTGATCTGACAAAGCATTTCATAGTGTAATGAACTGTAACAGTGGTTGAAAAATATAAAGGAGGGGGAAGGAGTTTGGAAGGGAGGGGGAAGGAGTTTGGGTGGGAGGGGGAAGAGCACATGAGACAACAAACTattacaaaaagtaaaaaaaagaaaagaaaatcattgcATCCTGATAACACATGGCTTTGGCCTGTTCCTTAATAATCTTCAtcctctgactcctcctcttctgcagtTTCCAGCCAGGTCAGCCACTGGTTCACCTGCAACGGCAACACAATATCTCCATTAGGCCAAGTTATTTATATGAGACCAACACACGGATGGTTTCTATGTAGAAGCTTTCGACAGCGAGTACAGGTACAGACAATTTTAAAAACTGATCTTATAGCCAGAATACTAGCTAGTTATTGCTGGGaaccatttgaaaaacaattagaAATGTACCTGAAATAATGCTTTGCCCTTCCCTGGATACTCTTGGGTGACGTCTTCTTTCCATGAAAGGAAGGCTTCCTCTTCAATTATTTCCATGTCATAAAAGTTCACAAAGTAGCGCAGCAACATGCCTAAAAACAGGAGACAATCATTAGGCTTGTGAAAGCTTCTACACCAATGGTGCAGAACTTCTCTGCATTTAACAATCCACTTTAGCTGCTATGTGAACTACAAGTGTACGTACCTTTGGGGAACCCTTTGGTGTTGCAGTGGACCTGCAGGGCGTACAGAGCACCGACTTGGAGTTCGATGTGATCGTGCAGGAACTTTTGCATCACCGGTTTGaaagacagcagcagctgcttctcctcGTCCTGCTGTTCCTTGCTGGGTGCTGCAAGCTGCTCTTCATCGTCATCAGGGTTGGTCTCATAAGCAATGTACTGCAAGAAGCTGGGAGACAAGAGCACAATTAATATACTGTATTACTCCAGGAGCAAAATGTACCGTTTGGTGTTAAGACTAGCCAACACAGATTTCAATGCTGCTGTACCTGGTCATAAGGATGTTGACAAAGCctttgtctgtgtggagtttagCAGAGATGTTGTCCTTGATCCACTTGTAGATGGACTGTGCGGAGGGATCTACTTGAATCTGTTTCAGCAGCTCCTTTTCCAGTTTCATCAGAGGGAACAAAAAGCTGAGACCTTTTCCCTCCAGAATCTCCAGCATTCTGTCCTTGTTTTGGTCACATTCTACAGGagcataaaaacaataaataaatcagttgaCTCACATCAATAACTGTATCCatcattaaaactaaatttCTCAATACAAAAGAGTCTAACTGATATATGGACGCACCGGGTAGCATCTTCTGCATGTTGACTTTGCTCAGCTGGAACAGGTCAGTCAGCCAGTCACGGTCCCTCAGTTTGACCatctgctgcagacagagcaggaaaagggggaaatgtGCACCGTTCTCCAGGTGATGGGCCAAATCTGCAAGGCTGACCAAATCAGCGACGATGGCATGCGCTGCAAACTGGGCCAGGTAAGACTTCACCAGTGGGACTTCTTCCTCGATCTTGGGGCACTGGTCCAGGACACTCAGAACGgcctgttaaaaaaatatatacattacaGTACAGAATAACCCAGACAGGGATGAAGTGAATAGTGTATATTGgtcagatttaaaaacaaccaacacTGACCTGCATCAGGTTTTCACCAGCGACGAGGCCCTCTGTGCAGAGTGCGTGAATCAGGGCGCTTGCTTGTTCCTTATCCTCATCTGACCGATCAAGGGACTGAACCACGATTTTATTCAGCATCTCAGACAAAAAATACTTGGGAGCTTTCATCTCCCTCACTGCATTCACTGCCTCATCGATGTTCTTGTTGTTCAGGTAGTCAGTCATCAGTGTCTCCTGAAATGAAGGGAACCATAAAGTTTAATGTGCTAGGAAACTACTAATGTGCTCAGTTCATTGTCCAGGAAGCAAGTGGAGAGTGAGCTGTGAGGCACGTACCGTCATTTTGTGCAACTCTTCCTTTGTTGGAGGAGCTTTTTTGATGGACTTTATGGGTTTTTCTTGAATCGGAAGTGGATTGGTCTTCAAGCCAAGCTGTGGAGACTACACAAAGAAAGCCAAATGAGTGCATGTTTCCCAGAGCCTTCATGTGCCTGATTTGTTTATAGAGTAAAAATGTTACCTGTCCGAGTGGTGAACCTTGGGCACTTTGGGGGATCATGGCCATGTGTGGCAGCATCTTCGGCGGTTGTTTTTTGCTCAAGATGAATGACTGTGCTGGCCTCAGACTGATCTGGAAGGAGGAAGACAACAAGGTTTATCACAATGACACGTTAGAATATTGCTGCACATCTGTAGACAAACGTAAAGAAAAGCCACAacttaagattgaaaaataatctTTGCTGGAACAGAAAATCTTGTACCTCATCAGCATTGAGTTTTCCTTTCTTGCCGAATCGTGAAGACATTTCCTTAGACTGCATCTGCCCTGAGTGATTCTGCTTGTGGTTGAAGACCGGTGAACCCTGCCCCTGTGAGATTTCAAAACGTGAGCGTTAGCAATGTGTAGATTCACTGTGTAACAAAAACCTGACATTGACAATGTGGCATGTACCTGGTTAGGTTTTATGAACGGTTTGTTTCCTGCTTCAAACTGAGGCTGGTGTGAACCGTTGCCATTTCCGATGTGGCCGTTGTAAAGTGGGTTTGTGCGGTGACGTCCCATGGTAGGAGAGTAGTGGTCCTGAATGACTCCTGGACCTGTCCCAATGGTAATTCCTACCAAAAACAAtttgaagtgaaaacacagttaGGACCAACTCCTCAATAATTGAACTTATCTTGTTGTTCAAGGTGGAATAAACGGACATACCAGGCATTTGTCCAAACATTTCAGCCAGTCCACCGAGAGTTTCCCTATCAAACTTCATCCTTGGCATAAAGGAAGAGTTGTCCATGAAGAACTCATTCCTCATTCCATCATTCGAATGTGGAATAAAAACGCCCAAATCctgcaaagaaaagagaaccTATGAGTACATGCAGACTATAGAAAACTAGACCACTTCAGTGTTGATCCTAAATCCTATTATGCTAAAATAAACCTGGTCGACTAACCTTTGCTGCCTCCTGACGAACTTGGTTGATCGTCTTTGGTCCGTTGTCAATATATGCCTTGCGTGGGACCCAGTTATTGGCTCGCAGCTCCACCAtgttctgcagcaggaaacGAATCCTCGCTGGAAGTTCCTTGTTGTTCGTTATGGATCGCATGCGGCTAAAGTACTGATCTATCAAAGACTGGAAGGAGATTTTTTTGGGGTTATTTAGTGGAACaaagggattttaaaaaaggggcaACTATTTTCCAGTTTGCTTTTTAGGTGCTCACCCTAGCCTTGTCGTGATCAAGTTTAGGTCCCACTGTTTTCATTATCTGACAGAGGCATTCCAAATCTTCACCCATATCAGCAAGCTGgactctcttcttcttttccaaaAGCTTGAAGAGAAATGAACATTTCATAAgaatttttctcttttgttccgCACCACCTTAATACCAATAAGTTTATGATCAGACAAAATCATGTAAATGTTATTCGACAGAACTTACTGTTTTGATGCACTTGTGTAGAATCGATTCATGGATAAGGTTGAGTTTGCCAAGTTCACCGATGAATTTGATGTTGCCCAACATCTTATGCTTTGCAATAgcccgctgctcctcctcttcagaaGTGAGTGGGCCATCGTGTTTTTCAAAGactacagaaaaagaaaaaaagaacaatccATTAAAGACACGGCCAAGTTTGCAATTTTTTAATCTGACatcatttattaaattcaattgACTTACCTTCGACATTTCTAGCACGGTTCTCGAACTCATCTTGAAGCTTGGAGATGAGAAGCCTTCGGAAGGTCTGTAAAACAGAAGGTGTTCAGGTTTACACGTCCAGACTC contains these protein-coding regions:
- the eif4g2a gene encoding eukaryotic translation initiation factor 4 gamma 2a translates to MLGNIKFIGELGKLNLIHESILHKCIKTLLEKKKRVQLADMGEDLECLCQIMKTVGPKLDHDKARSLIDQYFSRMRSITNNKELPARIRFLLQNMVELRANNWVPRKAYIDNGPKTINQVRQEAAKDLGVFIPHSNDGMRNEFFMDNSSFMPRMKFDRETLGGLAEMFGQMPGITIGTGPGVIQDHYSPTMGRHRTNPLYNGHIGNGNGSHQPQFEAGNKPFIKPNQGQGSPVFNHKQNHSGQMQSKEMSSRFGKKGKLNADEISLRPAQSFILSKKQPPKMLPHMAMIPQSAQGSPLGQSPQLGLKTNPLPIQEKPIKSIKKAPPTKEELHKMTETLMTDYLNNKNIDEAVNAVREMKAPKYFLSEMLNKIVVQSLDRSDEDKEQASALIHALCTEGLVAGENLMQAVLSVLDQCPKIEEEVPLVKSYLAQFAAHAIVADLVSLADLAHHLENGAHFPLFLLCLQQMVKLRDRDWLTDLFQLSKVNMQKMLPECDQNKDRMLEILEGKGLSFLFPLMKLEKELLKQIQVDPSAQSIYKWIKDNISAKLHTDKGFVNILMTSFLQYIAYETNPDDDEEQLAAPSKEQQDEEKQLLLSFKPVMQKFLHDHIELQVGALYALQVHCNTKGFPKGMLLRYFVNFYDMEIIEEEAFLSWKEDVTQEYPGKGKALFQVNQWLTWLETAEEEESEDEDY